GATAGTTTGACCTATGGTTTGTCTTATGGAATCTATGGTCTTGGCATCGATGGAGTAGCCAGACGCATCGCTGACATAGAATGTGTTCAGAGCTTTGCCTCCTTTGGTTTTCACTTCGGCTCGCGTGACCGTTAGGCTGTTCTCACGGAATATGCGAGTCACATTTGACAACAACCCTACTCTATCCGTCGTGCACAGCTCCAACTTCAATCCCTATAAGGACAAGGAGATACTCATCTTCAGTTACAGTTACTAAAAAGAGTAgactactatatatatgtgtgtgtgggGGGGGGGAGGTCTAGTCTACCTCAGATACTCTTCTTTTGATAGCTGCTTCAAGACATTGTATGATTCTTTGCTTCTCTGCCTCTGATTTTACAGGGGAACCATCTATATGTCTCACATAATACTCCTGTAACGCGCAAGAAAAAAGACTGAtaagaaaattgattttaaGAGGAAACTTTCTTGTTCTAGTATGGTGAGATTTTTTTACCTGAAATGCCTCTGTGCCTTCAGTATCAACGCTTCCATGGAAAACAACATATTGCATATCAGTCAAAGTACAGACAGTGTCGAACAGAAGCTTTGGTCTGTCTTTACATCTAACCGTGACCACAGAGTAGTCCTTGTCTAGCCAATTATCAACACAAACATCTGGTCTCTGCCTTTCATCTTGGACGTTGGAGGATAGATCATCGTCCACCACACGGTTCTCATAGTCTCTGTCTTCAAACATCATCTGATGAAGCCTCCTATCCGTGTGGACCTCCCCGTGAGAGACAACCGTTTTGGCTTCCTTTGGCGTGTTGCTTCCTTTGAGCACATTCCTGAGAAGACTCTTGATCCGTGAGAGCCTCTCCGGATCAGAGACGGCTGAACCGGTTAAGTCATCTG
The sequence above is a segment of the Raphanus sativus cultivar WK10039 unplaced genomic scaffold, ASM80110v3 Scaffold3701, whole genome shotgun sequence genome. Coding sequences within it:
- the LOC108824421 gene encoding ACT domain-containing protein ACR4 isoform X3, whose product is MDVNMSFSQDMDDEYEKLIRRMNPPRVVIDNDSCKKATVIRVDSANEYGILLEVVQILTDLDLTITKAYISSDGGWFMDVFNVTDQDGNKVTDEVVLDYIQKSLGPEACFSTSLRSVGVIPSTDSTLIELTGCDRPGLLSELTAVLTHLKCNVLNAEVWTHNTRAAAVMEVTDDLTGSAVSDPERLSRIKSLLRNVLKGSNTPKEAKTVVSHGEVHTDRRLHQMMFEDRDYENRVVDDDLSSNVQDERQRPDVCVDNWLDKDYSVVTVRCKDRPKLLFDTVCTLTDMQYVVFHGSVDTEGTEAFQEYYVRHIDGSPVKSEAEKQRIIQCLEAAIKRRVSEGLKLELCTTDRVGLLSNVTRIFRENSLTVTRAEVKTKGGKALNTFYVSDASGYSIDAKTIDSIRQTIGQTILKVKSKPREQQQREKPSSQESPTRFLFGGLFKSKSFVNFGLVRSYS
- the LOC108824421 gene encoding ACT domain-containing protein ACR4 isoform X1 — encoded protein: MDVNMSFSQDMDDEYEKLIRRMNPPRVVIDNDSCKKATVIRVDSANEYGILLEVVQILTDLDLTITKAYISSDGGWFMDVFNVTDQDGNKVTDEVVLDYIQKSLGPEACFSTSLRSVGVIPSTDSTLIELTGCDRPGLLSELTAVLTHLKCNVLNAEVWTHNTRAAAVMEVTDDLTGSAVSDPERLSRIKSLLRNVLKGSNTPKEAKTVVSHGEVHTDRRLHQMMFEDRDYENRVVDDDLSSNVQDERQRPDVCVDNWLDKDYSVVTVRCKDRPKLLFDTVCTLTDMQYVVFHGSVDTEGTEAFQVKKSHHTRTRKFPLKINFLISLFSCALQEYYVRHIDGSPVKSEAEKQRIIQCLEAAIKRRVSEGLKLELCTTDRVGLLSNVTRIFRENSLTVTRAEVKTKGGKALNTFYVSDASGYSIDAKTIDSIRQTIGQTILKVKSKPREQQQREKPSSQESPTRFLFGGLFKSKSFVNFGLVRSYS
- the LOC108824421 gene encoding ACT domain-containing protein ACR4 isoform X2 yields the protein MSFSQDMDDEYEKLIRRMNPPRVVIDNDSCKKATVIRVDSANEYGILLEVVQILTDLDLTITKAYISSDGGWFMDVFNVTDQDGNKVTDEVVLDYIQKSLGPEACFSTSLRSVGVIPSTDSTLIELTGCDRPGLLSELTAVLTHLKCNVLNAEVWTHNTRAAAVMEVTDDLTGSAVSDPERLSRIKSLLRNVLKGSNTPKEAKTVVSHGEVHTDRRLHQMMFEDRDYENRVVDDDLSSNVQDERQRPDVCVDNWLDKDYSVVTVRCKDRPKLLFDTVCTLTDMQYVVFHGSVDTEGTEAFQVKKSHHTRTRKFPLKINFLISLFSCALQEYYVRHIDGSPVKSEAEKQRIIQCLEAAIKRRVSEGLKLELCTTDRVGLLSNVTRIFRENSLTVTRAEVKTKGGKALNTFYVSDASGYSIDAKTIDSIRQTIGQTILKVKSKPREQQQREKPSSQESPTRFLFGGLFKSKSFVNFGLVRSYS